In a genomic window of Tissierella sp. Yu-01:
- a CDS encoding TRAP transporter large permease subunit yields the protein MEIEFGSWSIVNAPSLLALIPLIVYVVMSFKGKNNVSGLLTGIALAALMMGLNLKKMAQIFQAALGSTTVLIGLIILAGAGLGVLMTETRVTHTLVYWIVKKIGVNTQTKAKIALIICSVLICGMLGTLGGGNAVIAPIMIPIMASLGVVPTVVAVLFKTAGEVGLILGPLTGVTLITMEVTGLSYVQLMLFAALPFSVVWLIGAWIGTNRTQRRLEGKEAYKLDEDIKSIDTMVIEPKEKRTAIAFLVSFILLVGYGVVTKQGTNYALIVMILLAAVVAIFNKMNIDEAVALMGKGMASQFNMFLIFITIEVLLNLVTVGGGFDALANLLGGLVKQAGPTAVYIIASIVGGFGIEAAAVAEIKIIADMFGGLATEVGLPMTVFATSILAATRVTGSIYPTTNFAGQMGTAQCENTKEALQALWISVGIIWAWILLWGFIGPIIF from the coding sequence ATGGAAATTGAATTTGGTAGTTGGTCAATAGTAAATGCACCATCGTTACTAGCATTAATACCACTCATTGTCTATGTAGTTATGTCATTCAAAGGTAAGAACAACGTTTCTGGTCTTCTTACAGGAATTGCATTAGCAGCACTTATGATGGGGTTAAATCTAAAAAAAATGGCTCAGATATTCCAAGCAGCACTAGGTTCAACTACTGTGTTAATAGGATTAATAATATTAGCCGGTGCTGGACTTGGTGTTTTGATGACGGAAACCAGAGTAACGCATACACTTGTTTATTGGATAGTTAAAAAAATAGGCGTTAACACACAAACAAAGGCAAAAATCGCATTAATTATCTGTTCAGTATTAATCTGTGGTATGCTAGGAACCCTTGGTGGAGGAAATGCAGTTATAGCTCCAATAATGATCCCAATTATGGCATCTCTAGGGGTAGTTCCTACAGTAGTTGCAGTATTGTTTAAAACTGCAGGTGAAGTGGGATTGATACTAGGACCTTTGACAGGAGTAACATTGATAACAATGGAAGTTACTGGTCTATCATATGTGCAATTAATGTTATTTGCGGCATTGCCGTTTTCAGTTGTATGGCTAATAGGAGCATGGATTGGAACTAATCGTACTCAAAGAAGATTAGAAGGAAAGGAAGCATATAAGCTAGACGAAGATATAAAATCCATAGATACAATGGTCATTGAACCAAAAGAAAAACGTACAGCAATAGCTTTTCTAGTAAGCTTTATTTTACTAGTTGGTTATGGAGTTGTTACAAAACAAGGAACAAATTACGCACTAATAGTTATGATACTATTAGCGGCTGTGGTAGCCATATTTAACAAGATGAATATAGATGAGGCAGTTGCACTAATGGGTAAAGGAATGGCTTCTCAATTCAATATGTTTTTAATATTCATAACAATAGAGGTATTGTTAAATCTTGTAACAGTTGGAGGAGGCTTTGATGCCCTTGCCAATTTATTAGGAGGACTTGTAAAACAGGCAGGACCTACAGCAGTATATATAATTGCAAGTATCGTTGGCGGATTTGGAATAGAAGCAGCAGCTGTTGCAGAAATCAAGATTATAGCAGATATGTTTGGAGGATTAGCAACAGAGGTTGGGCTTCCAATGACGGTATTTGCAACATCTATTCTAGCAGCAACAAGAGTAACAGGATCTATATATCCAACAACAAATTTTGCTGGACAAATGGGAACAGCTCAATGTGAAAATACAAAGGAAGCTCTTCAGGCACTATGGATATCCGTGGGAATAATATGGGCGTGGATACTGTTATGGGGTTTCATTGGACCGATTATATTTTAA
- a CDS encoding D-aminoacylase has translation MYDFVLKDGLIVDGTRRPPYKASLCIKDGKIAAIVDEYDEMGKDVIDCNEMIISPGFIDLHTHSDAVPLNSVNAVSMLHQGVTTQIAGNCGISIFPSNLMRREEIRSFFARTIDIVPENESIIINNMEDYFHNANQNYLSINTGMLIGHGTLRACVMGFEDRKPTTEEMGQMKKLLEKELKSGVFGMSLGLIYPPSSYGDIEEFTELAKVIKENDGILTVHMRNEGDGIFDSVNEMIQVAEESGVHLHISHLKLMGKPQWGKSDELLDYIELARQRGCTITCDQYPYEATATGLAALIPGWALNGGNAKMLQRLKEMEDRLINDIYNIMEKRGGPSRVVVSTTHGRYPELEGKNIEEISEILGLSTVDSVIELLLKCNGEVSAIYFSLHEDDILNIMKSIDITTGSDGEDFSYDVSYNPHPRYFGTFPRYLQMVRENNLISLEDTVYKITGLPAKILNLPDRGILEVGNIADITVFDYKEVQDMATFKKSPVKPKGIKHVFVRGLPALYNEEQTINREGRILLKSM, from the coding sequence ATGTATGATTTTGTATTAAAAGATGGATTAATCGTAGATGGCACAAGGAGACCACCATATAAAGCTTCCTTATGCATAAAGGATGGAAAGATTGCAGCTATAGTAGATGAATACGATGAAATGGGCAAGGATGTAATAGATTGTAATGAAATGATTATTTCACCAGGATTTATTGATCTTCATACACACTCAGATGCTGTGCCTCTGAACTCTGTAAATGCGGTTAGTATGCTGCATCAAGGGGTAACGACTCAAATAGCAGGCAACTGTGGTATTTCCATATTTCCATCAAATCTGATGAGAAGAGAGGAGATTAGGTCATTCTTTGCAAGAACTATAGATATAGTCCCTGAAAATGAATCCATCATAATAAACAATATGGAAGATTATTTTCACAATGCAAATCAGAATTATCTTTCTATAAATACAGGAATGCTAATTGGGCATGGAACTCTAAGAGCATGTGTTATGGGTTTTGAGGATAGAAAACCAACTACAGAAGAAATGGGGCAGATGAAAAAGCTTCTGGAAAAAGAATTAAAGAGTGGTGTCTTCGGTATGTCTTTAGGACTTATTTATCCACCTAGCAGTTATGGAGATATAGAGGAATTCACCGAGTTGGCAAAGGTAATTAAGGAAAATGATGGAATACTTACAGTTCATATGAGAAATGAAGGAGACGGAATTTTTGATTCCGTAAATGAAATGATTCAAGTAGCTGAAGAGTCAGGGGTTCATCTTCATATATCCCATCTAAAGTTAATGGGTAAACCACAATGGGGGAAATCAGATGAGCTATTAGATTATATAGAGTTAGCACGTCAAAGAGGATGCACTATTACCTGTGATCAATATCCTTATGAGGCTACAGCCACAGGTCTTGCAGCATTGATACCAGGTTGGGCTTTAAACGGTGGAAACGCAAAGATGCTTCAAAGGTTAAAGGAAATGGAAGACAGACTAATAAATGATATTTACAATATCATGGAAAAACGCGGTGGCCCATCAAGAGTAGTTGTATCAACGACCCATGGCAGATATCCAGAATTAGAAGGAAAAAATATAGAAGAGATATCGGAAATACTTGGTCTTTCAACTGTAGATTCAGTAATTGAATTGTTGCTAAAATGCAACGGAGAAGTATCAGCTATTTATTTCTCATTACACGAGGATGACATTCTAAATATTATGAAGTCTATAGATATTACAACTGGCTCAGATGGAGAGGACTTTAGTTATGATGTTAGCTACAATCCTCATCCAAGATACTTTGGGACCTTCCCTAGATATTTACAAATGGTTAGAGAAAATAATCTTATATCACTAGAAGATACAGTTTATAAGATAACAGGATTACCAGCTAAAATTTTGAATTTACCTGATAGAGGAATATTAGAAGTTGGCAATATAGCCGATATTACTGTCTTCGATTATAAGGAAGTACAGGATATGGCTACATTTAAAAAGTCACCAGTTAAACCGAAGGGAATTAAGCATGTATTTGTAAGAGGTTTACCAGCTTTGTATAATGAAGAACAAACCATAAACAGAGAAGGAAGGATATTGTTAAAATCAATGTAG